One Tachypleus tridentatus isolate NWPU-2018 chromosome 3, ASM421037v1, whole genome shotgun sequence DNA window includes the following coding sequences:
- the LOC143246490 gene encoding solute carrier family 23 member 2-like isoform X2, producing MEQDNPAFELKDETKIAKKEIQITVDEPKDYVVQPKDEGRFRGDILYTVDEVPRWYLCFVLGIQQYLMMFGSTVAYSYLVTPKLCIPESDPARGYITSTLFFVSGLGTLIQSIFGTRLPIIQGPSSVFLAPIFAILSLSQWKCPSEEEMLSATEEELQEIWQLRMREIQGAITAASIFEIVIGFSGVIGIILQWLTPLVIVPTISLIGLSLFEEAASTASKNWGIAIITILLLVLFSQYLENINIPGCSYSRERGWKIEKLPVFKLFPVILTVVTAWVICFILTAADALGPTNSARTDLRVQTMNSSPWFRFPYPGQWGLPTVTISAILGMFAGILASVLESIGDYYACARLACAPTPPPSAINRGIFAEGISCIISGIWGSGCGMTSYSQNIGAIGITKVASRRVIQYGAVTMMIFAVLGKFGALLNIIPEPIIGGIICVMFALVTGAGLSNVQFIDLHSSRNIFILGISLFMGITIPKWFSGHPGIIDVGNDVANQLITVLLNTSVFVGGLIAFLLDNSIPGTDEERGLMKWREQGLEHNGSEGDQMTLSSPSTYDLPFGMNLIKRYKIFKYIPISPTYDQDSLFGSVRSLFKKIIPQINCNRNID from the exons ATGGAACAGGATAATCCGGCTTTTGAATTGAAG GACGAAACAAAAATCGCAAAAAAGGAAATCCAGATAACAGTCGATGAACCTAAG gATTATGTAGTGCAGCCCAAAGACGAAGGAAGATTCAGGGGTGACATCTTATACACAGTGGATGAAGTTCCTCGTTGGTACCTGTGTTTCGTACTTGGGATCCAG CAATATCTGATGATGTTCGGGTCGACTGTGGCATATTCTTACTTAGTCACACCAAAGCTCTGCATCCCAGAATCTGACCCTGCTAGAGGCTacataacatcaacattattttttgtatcaGGCTTAGGAACCCTAATCCAGTCAATATTCGGTACAAG ACTTCCGATAATTCAAGGCCCGTCTTCTGTCTTTCTCGCTCCGATATTTGCTATTTTGAGTTTAAGTCAGTGGAAGTGTCCCAGTGAAGAAGAAATGTTGTCGGCTACAGAGGAAGAGCTACAGGAAATCTGGCAACTCCGAATGAGAGAG ATACAAGGCGCTATCACTGCGGCATCAATCTTTGAAATAGTTATTGGATTTTCAGGCGTAATAGGAATAATACTTCAGTGGTTAACACCATTAGTTATCGTTCCTACCATCTCGTTGATAGGACTTTCACTCTTTGAAGAAGCAGCTTCTACAGCTAGTAAGAACTGGGGAATAGCAATTAT aacaatTTTACTTCTTGTGCTCTTCTCTCAGTACCtcgaaaatattaatattcctggATGTAGCTACAGTAGAGAAAGAGGATGGAAGATCGAAAAACTGCCAGTTTTCAAGCTTTTTCCA GTCATACTTACAGTAGTTACTGCGTGGGTTATTTGCTTCATACTAACTGCTGCAGATGCTCTGGGACCAACTAACTCAGCCAGAACTGATCTTCGTGTACAGACGATGAACTCCAGTCCTTGGTTTAGATTTCCTTATCCTG GACAGTGGGGTTTACCAACAGTCACCATCAGTGCTATTTTGGGAATGTTTGCAGGAATATTAGCATCGGTATTGGAATCAATAGGAGATTACTACGCATGCGCGCGACTAGCTTGTGCACCTACTCCTCCACCTAGCGCAATAAATCGTGGAATATTTGCAGAAGGAATTTCCTGTATCATCTCTGGAATTTGGGGATCTGGATGTGGAATGACTTCTTATAGTCAAAATATTGGAGCAATCGGGATAACCAAA GTGGCTAGTCGTCGGGTTATTCAATATGGTGCTGTCACCATGATGATTTTTGCAGTTCTGGGGAAGTTTGGAGCTTTATTAAACATAATTCCTGAGCCCATTATTGGTGGAATCATATGTGTTATGTTTGCATTGGTTACGGGAGCTGGACTATCCAACGTCCAATTTATCGACCTTCACTCatcgagaaatatttttatccttgGAATTTCTTTATTTATGGGGATTACCATTCCAAAGTGGTTTAGTGGGCATCCTGGTATTATTGATGTAG GAAATGACGTAGCAAACCAACTCATTACAGTTCTTTTGAACACCAGTGTATTTGTTGGTGGACTCATTGCGTTTCTGTTAGACAATTCTATACCAG GAACAGACGAAGAAAGAGGACTTATGAAATGGAGAGAGCAAGGCCTTGAACATAATGGGTCTGAAGGTGATCAGATGACATTGTCGTCACCTTCAACCTATGACCTCCCATTCGGCATGAACctaattaaaagatataaaattttcaagtacATTCCTATTAGTCCAACATACGATCAGGATAGTTTATTTGGTAGTGTAAgatcattgtttaaaaaaattatacctcAAATCAATTGTAATCGTAACATCGACTGA
- the LOC143246490 gene encoding solute carrier family 23 member 1-like isoform X1 — MEQDNPAFELKDETKIAKKEIQITVDEPKDYVVQPKDEGRFRGDILYTVDEVPRWYLCFVLGIQQSHIGLSAERTVENRSPDCIVVNPKTYCCTSVEMFSNKPGFIYPQYLMMFGSTVAYSYLVTPKLCIPESDPARGYITSTLFFVSGLGTLIQSIFGTRLPIIQGPSSVFLAPIFAILSLSQWKCPSEEEMLSATEEELQEIWQLRMREIQGAITAASIFEIVIGFSGVIGIILQWLTPLVIVPTISLIGLSLFEEAASTASKNWGIAIITILLLVLFSQYLENINIPGCSYSRERGWKIEKLPVFKLFPVILTVVTAWVICFILTAADALGPTNSARTDLRVQTMNSSPWFRFPYPGQWGLPTVTISAILGMFAGILASVLESIGDYYACARLACAPTPPPSAINRGIFAEGISCIISGIWGSGCGMTSYSQNIGAIGITKVASRRVIQYGAVTMMIFAVLGKFGALLNIIPEPIIGGIICVMFALVTGAGLSNVQFIDLHSSRNIFILGISLFMGITIPKWFSGHPGIIDVGNDVANQLITVLLNTSVFVGGLIAFLLDNSIPGTDEERGLMKWREQGLEHNGSEGDQMTLSSPSTYDLPFGMNLIKRYKIFKYIPISPTYDQDSLFGSVRSLFKKIIPQINCNRNID, encoded by the exons ATGGAACAGGATAATCCGGCTTTTGAATTGAAG GACGAAACAAAAATCGCAAAAAAGGAAATCCAGATAACAGTCGATGAACCTAAG gATTATGTAGTGCAGCCCAAAGACGAAGGAAGATTCAGGGGTGACATCTTATACACAGTGGATGAAGTTCCTCGTTGGTACCTGTGTTTCGTACTTGGGATCCAG caaagccacatcgggctatctgctgagcgcaCAGTGGAAAATCGATCTCCTGATTgtatcgttgtaaatccgaagacttactgctgtactagcgtggaGATGTTTTCAAATAAACCAGGATTTATTTATCCA CAATATCTGATGATGTTCGGGTCGACTGTGGCATATTCTTACTTAGTCACACCAAAGCTCTGCATCCCAGAATCTGACCCTGCTAGAGGCTacataacatcaacattattttttgtatcaGGCTTAGGAACCCTAATCCAGTCAATATTCGGTACAAG ACTTCCGATAATTCAAGGCCCGTCTTCTGTCTTTCTCGCTCCGATATTTGCTATTTTGAGTTTAAGTCAGTGGAAGTGTCCCAGTGAAGAAGAAATGTTGTCGGCTACAGAGGAAGAGCTACAGGAAATCTGGCAACTCCGAATGAGAGAG ATACAAGGCGCTATCACTGCGGCATCAATCTTTGAAATAGTTATTGGATTTTCAGGCGTAATAGGAATAATACTTCAGTGGTTAACACCATTAGTTATCGTTCCTACCATCTCGTTGATAGGACTTTCACTCTTTGAAGAAGCAGCTTCTACAGCTAGTAAGAACTGGGGAATAGCAATTAT aacaatTTTACTTCTTGTGCTCTTCTCTCAGTACCtcgaaaatattaatattcctggATGTAGCTACAGTAGAGAAAGAGGATGGAAGATCGAAAAACTGCCAGTTTTCAAGCTTTTTCCA GTCATACTTACAGTAGTTACTGCGTGGGTTATTTGCTTCATACTAACTGCTGCAGATGCTCTGGGACCAACTAACTCAGCCAGAACTGATCTTCGTGTACAGACGATGAACTCCAGTCCTTGGTTTAGATTTCCTTATCCTG GACAGTGGGGTTTACCAACAGTCACCATCAGTGCTATTTTGGGAATGTTTGCAGGAATATTAGCATCGGTATTGGAATCAATAGGAGATTACTACGCATGCGCGCGACTAGCTTGTGCACCTACTCCTCCACCTAGCGCAATAAATCGTGGAATATTTGCAGAAGGAATTTCCTGTATCATCTCTGGAATTTGGGGATCTGGATGTGGAATGACTTCTTATAGTCAAAATATTGGAGCAATCGGGATAACCAAA GTGGCTAGTCGTCGGGTTATTCAATATGGTGCTGTCACCATGATGATTTTTGCAGTTCTGGGGAAGTTTGGAGCTTTATTAAACATAATTCCTGAGCCCATTATTGGTGGAATCATATGTGTTATGTTTGCATTGGTTACGGGAGCTGGACTATCCAACGTCCAATTTATCGACCTTCACTCatcgagaaatatttttatccttgGAATTTCTTTATTTATGGGGATTACCATTCCAAAGTGGTTTAGTGGGCATCCTGGTATTATTGATGTAG GAAATGACGTAGCAAACCAACTCATTACAGTTCTTTTGAACACCAGTGTATTTGTTGGTGGACTCATTGCGTTTCTGTTAGACAATTCTATACCAG GAACAGACGAAGAAAGAGGACTTATGAAATGGAGAGAGCAAGGCCTTGAACATAATGGGTCTGAAGGTGATCAGATGACATTGTCGTCACCTTCAACCTATGACCTCCCATTCGGCATGAACctaattaaaagatataaaattttcaagtacATTCCTATTAGTCCAACATACGATCAGGATAGTTTATTTGGTAGTGTAAgatcattgtttaaaaaaattatacctcAAATCAATTGTAATCGTAACATCGACTGA
- the LOC143246490 gene encoding solute carrier family 23 member 2-like isoform X3, which translates to MFSNKPGFIYPQYLMMFGSTVAYSYLVTPKLCIPESDPARGYITSTLFFVSGLGTLIQSIFGTRLPIIQGPSSVFLAPIFAILSLSQWKCPSEEEMLSATEEELQEIWQLRMREIQGAITAASIFEIVIGFSGVIGIILQWLTPLVIVPTISLIGLSLFEEAASTASKNWGIAIITILLLVLFSQYLENINIPGCSYSRERGWKIEKLPVFKLFPVILTVVTAWVICFILTAADALGPTNSARTDLRVQTMNSSPWFRFPYPGQWGLPTVTISAILGMFAGILASVLESIGDYYACARLACAPTPPPSAINRGIFAEGISCIISGIWGSGCGMTSYSQNIGAIGITKVASRRVIQYGAVTMMIFAVLGKFGALLNIIPEPIIGGIICVMFALVTGAGLSNVQFIDLHSSRNIFILGISLFMGITIPKWFSGHPGIIDVGNDVANQLITVLLNTSVFVGGLIAFLLDNSIPGTDEERGLMKWREQGLEHNGSEGDQMTLSSPSTYDLPFGMNLIKRYKIFKYIPISPTYDQDSLFGSVRSLFKKIIPQINCNRNID; encoded by the exons ATGTTTTCAAATAAACCAGGATTTATTTATCCA CAATATCTGATGATGTTCGGGTCGACTGTGGCATATTCTTACTTAGTCACACCAAAGCTCTGCATCCCAGAATCTGACCCTGCTAGAGGCTacataacatcaacattattttttgtatcaGGCTTAGGAACCCTAATCCAGTCAATATTCGGTACAAG ACTTCCGATAATTCAAGGCCCGTCTTCTGTCTTTCTCGCTCCGATATTTGCTATTTTGAGTTTAAGTCAGTGGAAGTGTCCCAGTGAAGAAGAAATGTTGTCGGCTACAGAGGAAGAGCTACAGGAAATCTGGCAACTCCGAATGAGAGAG ATACAAGGCGCTATCACTGCGGCATCAATCTTTGAAATAGTTATTGGATTTTCAGGCGTAATAGGAATAATACTTCAGTGGTTAACACCATTAGTTATCGTTCCTACCATCTCGTTGATAGGACTTTCACTCTTTGAAGAAGCAGCTTCTACAGCTAGTAAGAACTGGGGAATAGCAATTAT aacaatTTTACTTCTTGTGCTCTTCTCTCAGTACCtcgaaaatattaatattcctggATGTAGCTACAGTAGAGAAAGAGGATGGAAGATCGAAAAACTGCCAGTTTTCAAGCTTTTTCCA GTCATACTTACAGTAGTTACTGCGTGGGTTATTTGCTTCATACTAACTGCTGCAGATGCTCTGGGACCAACTAACTCAGCCAGAACTGATCTTCGTGTACAGACGATGAACTCCAGTCCTTGGTTTAGATTTCCTTATCCTG GACAGTGGGGTTTACCAACAGTCACCATCAGTGCTATTTTGGGAATGTTTGCAGGAATATTAGCATCGGTATTGGAATCAATAGGAGATTACTACGCATGCGCGCGACTAGCTTGTGCACCTACTCCTCCACCTAGCGCAATAAATCGTGGAATATTTGCAGAAGGAATTTCCTGTATCATCTCTGGAATTTGGGGATCTGGATGTGGAATGACTTCTTATAGTCAAAATATTGGAGCAATCGGGATAACCAAA GTGGCTAGTCGTCGGGTTATTCAATATGGTGCTGTCACCATGATGATTTTTGCAGTTCTGGGGAAGTTTGGAGCTTTATTAAACATAATTCCTGAGCCCATTATTGGTGGAATCATATGTGTTATGTTTGCATTGGTTACGGGAGCTGGACTATCCAACGTCCAATTTATCGACCTTCACTCatcgagaaatatttttatccttgGAATTTCTTTATTTATGGGGATTACCATTCCAAAGTGGTTTAGTGGGCATCCTGGTATTATTGATGTAG GAAATGACGTAGCAAACCAACTCATTACAGTTCTTTTGAACACCAGTGTATTTGTTGGTGGACTCATTGCGTTTCTGTTAGACAATTCTATACCAG GAACAGACGAAGAAAGAGGACTTATGAAATGGAGAGAGCAAGGCCTTGAACATAATGGGTCTGAAGGTGATCAGATGACATTGTCGTCACCTTCAACCTATGACCTCCCATTCGGCATGAACctaattaaaagatataaaattttcaagtacATTCCTATTAGTCCAACATACGATCAGGATAGTTTATTTGGTAGTGTAAgatcattgtttaaaaaaattatacctcAAATCAATTGTAATCGTAACATCGACTGA